In Carassius auratus strain Wakin chromosome 36, ASM336829v1, whole genome shotgun sequence, the following are encoded in one genomic region:
- the LOC113055586 gene encoding uncharacterized protein LOC113055586, with amino-acid sequence MADDSDQRSVLMEIPEPQAKITGRLRRSYMDVLSGGARHGRRGHVCVCVCRDVRTLKHSSVSEVDTGPERRRTPGRLDTCVTSVSRHLLRSLLLAEQSVQMASVSLTSDLRLLLEDLHQKKSSVYRSIPYSRLGSNRDAHCFRKARPQLMAFRRSCQDGGRLLLQEAQWEKLLEFVQTACRYASELPQWETSSHNALQEHCYNTLAAFCTAALRKHRPTARRAGELLRRFKMAPVSSHVIGPCLEELEKILQGYQSGESHTQILLSDVAEVSL; translated from the exons ATGGCAGATGATTCTGATCAGAGATCAGTTTTAATGGAGATCCCAGAACCACAGGCCAAGATCACAG GACGTCTGAGGAGATCCTACATGGATGTGCTGTCCGGCGGAGCGAGACACGGGAGACGgggacacgtgtgtgtgtgtgtgtgtcgtgatgTCAGGACTCTCAAACACTCCTCAGTGTCTGAAGTGGACACAGGTCCAGAGAGACGCCGGACTCCAGGCCGTTTGGACACGTGTGTGACGTCCGTCTCCAGACACCTGCTCAGAAGTCTTCTGCTGGCCGAGcag TCCGTTCAGATGGCGTCCGTctcgctgacctctgacctcaggcTCTTACTGGAGGATCTGCATCAGAAGAAGAGCAGTGTGTACAGATCCATCCCATACTCCCGTCTGGGCTCCAACAGAGACGCACACTGCTTCAGGAAAGCCCGGCCTCAGCTGATGGCCTTCAGG cgctCGTGTCAGGACGGAGGCCGTCTGCTGCTGCAGGAAGCTCAGTGGGAGAAGCTGCTGGAGTTCGTTCAGACGGCGTGTCGCTACGCCAGCGAGCTCCCGCAGTGGGAGACCagctcccataatgcactgcaggaGCACTGCTACAACACGCTAGCAGCGTTCTGTACCGCGGCGCTGAGGAAACACAGACCCACCGCACGCAGAGCTGGAGAACTGCTGCGCAG GTTCAAAATGGCTCCGGTGTCGAGTCACGTGATCGGGCCGTGTTTAGAAGAGCTGGAGAAGATCCTGCAGGGATATCAGAGCGgagaatcacacacacagatcctCCTGAGTGACGTCGCTGAGGTCTCACTGTGA
- the LOC113055585 gene encoding filamin A-interacting protein 1-like produces MRSRSNSLEDAVKAKLSPTRGRVRQQTSEHQDSLGTRRTHKDTATVQRERTTAKSRDLSRDDLIFLLSMLEGELQARDEVITVLKADKIDLALLEAKYGFVTPPKVLQALQRDAIQAKSSWQEDIYEKPMSELDRLVEKQRETYRRMLEQLLLVEQAHRQTLHRLEDEKRNHSDFMRKSDEFTGLLEQERERLKLLIDQEKTYQERKEEENNKKVTNLKDELTKLKSFSLLVVDEQQRLTEQLTQQTTKVQELQNTATQAQEELSSTQTRFQEEENKVLRLEEELRNQACHFHQELEAMTAKLTSEDAQNRQLRQKLSALSRQLDELEETNKTLHRAEEELQELRDKMSRGECGNSSLVSEVEELRKRVLEMEGKDEELIKMEDMCRDLNRKLEKESNQSCSLKAEVDRLNHRIMELEKLEDAFGKSKQECNSLKSNLEKERTMTKHMSSELDVLRVRIKELEATEVHLEKMELSLKEDLTKLKTLTVMLVDERKAMAEKLKLMEDKVQNSTGKLQAEQDKVNTVTEKLIEESKRALRSKAELEEKMCFATRERDELKTKLKVEEEKNSDLQSKVSMMKKRLQSLEAVERELLRNKAKEEHTKSPVSYRYQQEDNKVKDLTQEVERLRRKLKEVKVVEGDLLKTEDEFESLEKRYSNEQERAKALMEELEISRKELSKFQLAEKEESNQEHILYKRLKEEEAKSSHLTREVEALKEKIHEYMGTEESICRLNTDHTTLQRKLTQQEVRNKELAREMETLTRELERYRRFSKSLRPGMNGRRFSDLQVSTKEVQTDQTDSLSPNYKNLVPLERAMVNGKLYVESDLEEEVNYNEINLTKCTPSHMNNVNNLNNNMRRVRGPFLKTREIQHPINGMTQPRQNGNHVQQGDLFLAHSPGQPLHIKVTPDHGHNMATLEITSPTTENTQSYTSTAVIPTSGGPPKQRITILQNSPISPSNKPKGSPPPPESPCTPGTPDRSMSPLTMAAYSQTLASESCGSVTPDRAMSPIQIVSVTTGSPDRLEPIELVGGHTVFRVSPERQNSWQLQRSNSSGPNVVTTDDNKIHIHLGSPYIQAVNTTAKSIPYYSLGPEQRIPVLTSGTPAKGNNKITSSIVIKPTSSPISRPSQITMPLESFRRPGPTRIPKPKGSNSAVQTPLNSGKCVSNSLNLNQPTKS; encoded by the exons ATGCGTTCCCGTAGCAACAGTCTGGAGGACGCGGTGAAGGCGAAGCTGTCTCCTACAAGAGGACGAGTGCGACAGCAGACGTCTGAGCACCAGGACAGTCTTGGGACGAGACGCACTCATAAAGACACGGCCACCGTCCAGAGAGAGAGAACCACAGCCAAGAGCCGAGATCTGTCACGAGATGACCTGATCTTCCTCCTCAGCATGCTGGAAGGAGAGCTGCAG GCCAGAGACGAGGTGATCACCGTCCTCAAAGCTGATAAAATCGATCTGGCTCTGCTGGAGGCCAAATACGGCTTTGTGACGCCACCGAAGGTGCTTCAGGCGCTGCAGAGAGACGCCATCCAGGCCAAGAGCAGCTGGCAGGAGGACATCTACGAGAAGCCCATGAGCGAG TTGGACAGGTTGGTGGAGAAGCAGCGGGAGACCTACAGAAGGATGCTGGAGCAGCTGCTGTTGGTGGAGCAAGCTCACAGACAGACACTCCACCGCCTCGAGGATGAGAAGAGGAACCACAGTGACTTCATGAGGAAGAGCGACGAGTTCACCGGCCTGctggagcaggagagagagag ACTGAAACTGCTCATTGATCAGGAAAAGACATACCAGGAGAGAAAGGAGGAAGAGAACAATAAGAAAGTCACAAATCTGAAGGACGAGCTGACCAAGCTAAAATCCTTCTCATTGCTAGTGGTCGACGAACAGCAGCGGCTCACAGAGCAGCTGACCCAACAAACAACGAAGGTCCAGGAACTCCAGAATACTGCCACTCAAGCCCAAGAGGAGCTGAGCTCCACCCAAACCCGATTTCAAGAAGAGGAGAACAAAGTCCTTCGCTTGGAGGAGGAGTTGCGCAACCAAGCCTGCCATTTCCACCAAGAACTGGAAGCCATGACTGCCAAACTGACCAGTGAAGATGCCCAGAACAGACAGCTGCGGCAGAAGCTCTCCGCCCTCAGCCGACAGTTAGATGAGCTGGAAGAAACCAACAAGACCCTGCACAGAGCGGAGGAAGAACTGCAGGAGCTGCGGGATAAAATGAGCCGAGGGGAGTGCGGTAACTCCAGCCTAGTATCAGAGGTGGAGGAGTTGAGGAAACGAGTGCTTGAAATGGAGGGAAAGGATGAAGAGCTGATCAAGATGGAGGACATGTGCAGGGACCTCAACAGAAAGCTGGAGAAGGAGTCAAACCAGAGCTGTAGCTTGAAAGCAGAGGTGGACAGACTAAATCACAGAATAATGGAACTTGAAAAACTAGAAGATGCCTTTGGAAAGAGTAAGCAGGAGTGCAATTCACTGAAAAGCAACCTAGAGAAAGAACGGACCATGACTAAACACATGTCCAGTGAACTAGATGTGCTGAGAGTCAGAATCAAAGAGCTTGAAGCTACCGAGGTTCATTTGGAGAAGATGGAGCTGTCGCTGAAAGAGGATCTGACAAAACTGAAAACACTGACTGTCATGCTGGTGGATGAGAGAAAAGCCATGGCCGAAAAGTTAAAGCTGATGGAGGACAAAGTGCAAAACAGCACTGGCAAACTGCAGGCAGAACAAGACAAAGTCAACACTGTCACTGAAAAACTGATCGAAGAAAGCAAGAGAGCTCTGCGGTCAAAGGCCGAACTGGAGGAGAAGATGTGTTTTGCCACTAGAGAGAGGGACGAGCTCAAAACTAAGCTGAAAGTGGAAGAAGAGAAAAACAGTGACCTTCAGTCCAAGGTCAGCATGATGAAAAAGCGGCTTCAGTCACTGGAAGCAGTGGAAAGAGAATTATTGAGGAACAAGGCCAAAGAGGAGCACACAAAGAGCCCAGTTTCTTACCGCTACCAACAAGAAGACAACAAAGTGAAAGATTTGACCCAGGAAGTGGAACGCCTCAGGAGGAAGTTAAAGGAGGTGAAGGTGGTTGAGGGTGATCTATTGAAAACTGAAGATGAGTTTGAATCCCTGGAAAAGAGATATTCCAATGAACAGGAACGAGCAAAAGCCTTGATGGAGGAGCTGGAGATCTCCAGGAAGGAACTGTCCAAGTTCCAGTTGGCTGAGAAAGAGGAATCCAACCAAgagcatatactgtataaacgTCTGAAAGAGGAAGAGGCCAAATCCAGCCATCTTACTAGAGAGGTCGAAGCCCTCAAAGAGAAGATCCATGAGTACATGGGCACAGAGGAATCCATCTGCCGCTTGAATACAGACCACACGACCCTACAGAGAAAACTCACCCAGCAAGAGGTCAGGAACAAAGAGCTGGCCAGAGAGATGGAGACCCTTACACGAGAACTCGAGAGATACCGCCGCTTCAGTAAGAGTCTAAGGCCGGGCATGAACGGAAGACGTTTCTCAGATCTCCAAGTCTCCACAAAGGAGGTGCAGACGGACCAAACAGACAGCCTATCCCCAAATTACAAGAACCTTGTACCATTGGAACGTGCCATGGTCAACGGAAAGCTATACGTGGAAAGCGATCTGGAGGAAGAGGTTAATTACAATGAGATCAACCTCACAAAATGCACTCCTTCACACATGAACAATGTCAACAATCTTAACAACAACATGAGAAGAGTCAGAGGCCCTTTTCTTAAGACTAGAGAAATCCAGCATCCAATAAATGGCATGACACAACCGAGACAGAATGGTAATCATGTTCAACAGGGAGACCTGTTCCTTGCACACAGTCCTGGACAACCCCTCCATATCAAAGTGACCCCTGACCACGGGCACAACATGGCAACTCTTGAGATCACGAGTCCCACCACAGAGAACACCCAGTCCTATACAAGCACAGCGGTCATCCCGACAAGCGGCGGCCCTCCAAAACAGCGCATTACGATCCTCCAGAACTCACCAATCTCACCTTCCAACAAGCCCAAGggttctcctcctcctccggaGAGTCCATGCACCCCAGGCACGCCTGATCGCTCCATGTCGCCGCTCACTATGGCAGCCTATTCGCAAACTCTAGCTTCGGAGTCCTGCGGATCGGTGACCCCGGACCGAGCCATGTCGCCCATTCAGATTGTGTCCGTTACCACCGGAAGCCCTGACCGGTTGGAGCCGATAGAGCTTGTGGGAGGTCATACGGTTTTCCGTGTGAGCCCGGAAAGGCAGAACAGCTGGCAACTGCAAAGGTCCAACAGCTCAGGTCCGAATGTCGTTACCACTGATGACAATAAAATCCATATTCACTTAGGGAGCCCCTACATTCAAGCTGTAAACACCACAGCCAAATCCATCCCGTATTACTCCCTCGGGCCGGAGCAAAGGATCCCTGTGCTAACCAGTGGCACTCCAGCCAAAGGAAACAACAAAATCACAAGCAGCATCGTGATAAAGCCCACATCCAGTCCAATCTCACGACCCTCACAAATTACA ATGCCTCTGGAATCATTCCGGCGTCCTGGACCCACCAGGATTCCCAAACCCAAAGGATCAAACAGCGCCGTCCAAACCCCACTGAACTCTGGGAAATGTGTGTCTAACAGCCTGAACCTGAACCAGCCAACCAAATCATGA